One part of the Microlunatus elymi genome encodes these proteins:
- a CDS encoding toprim domain-containing protein yields MTIEELHDQLRAAVDAIETGKQWQSWLDFARRLHRYSFHNLMLIMAQRPDATTVASYNTWKSTRRQVRRGERSIKILAPVTRRVEVTDELGRPKLDPDGHKTVRQHVVGFRPASVFDISQTSGPPIPQPVQPNLLAGSAPAGLWDALANEISERGYRLLRAGDERLGQANGLTVPSQREVVVRDNVDAAQAVKSLAHELAHVLLHVQGESDDEPCRGIREVEAESVAYLTLSARGVVTDAYSFPYVALWAYPIAAVEHVELSEIVSRTGQRVIDAARTIMDAIEPHMAKTSSPSEAAVAVRVTEAAERTSVLRDEAKALALPPDARSILVAIVADSQAFLRQHVTGSWVPNYLAERALLPAVNSHGVGYAPTGWTNLTDHLRSLGYSDEHIEAAGMSTRARTGHLIDRMRDRMTLPVRDERGDVVGFTARVRLDAGDDLPKYVNTPTTLIFHKGDLIYRLAESSTLLRNGHRPVITEGPLDAIAVDLAAQQTGSDLVGLATSGTAFTADHERRLSDVVGTAPIYLAFDGDEAGRKAAERAWSRLVDAGHREVKVADLPSGTDPAALAETNASALVRVLDDAGDAAYVLADRKIAEANIGDDDVDRRLAVFRELATWAERLPLEQRVDFVRHLADGTGMDPVDAAADVAERHPTFLSDGAPGRALCNSAVLASMLDDGASSAQTDQIGAPVAERASHRAEVAG; encoded by the coding sequence GTGACGATCGAGGAGCTGCATGATCAGCTGCGCGCCGCGGTCGACGCGATCGAAACCGGCAAGCAGTGGCAGTCGTGGCTCGACTTTGCCCGTCGACTTCACCGGTACAGCTTCCACAACCTGATGTTGATCATGGCTCAGCGACCGGACGCGACAACGGTCGCCAGCTACAACACGTGGAAGTCGACTCGCCGGCAAGTCCGCCGCGGCGAGCGGTCGATCAAGATCCTCGCCCCGGTTACCCGACGTGTCGAAGTGACGGACGAACTGGGTCGACCGAAGCTCGATCCTGACGGCCATAAGACGGTCCGGCAGCACGTGGTCGGGTTTCGCCCGGCGTCGGTGTTCGACATCAGCCAGACGAGCGGGCCACCGATTCCCCAACCCGTACAGCCGAATCTGTTGGCGGGCAGTGCGCCGGCGGGTCTGTGGGACGCGCTGGCCAACGAGATCAGTGAACGTGGCTACCGGCTGCTCCGCGCCGGCGACGAACGTCTCGGCCAGGCGAACGGGCTGACCGTTCCGAGTCAGCGAGAAGTGGTCGTCCGCGACAACGTCGACGCCGCACAGGCCGTCAAGTCGCTGGCCCATGAGCTGGCGCACGTGCTGCTGCACGTACAGGGTGAAAGCGACGACGAACCGTGCCGCGGGATCAGAGAAGTGGAAGCGGAATCCGTTGCCTACCTGACGCTCAGCGCCCGTGGTGTGGTCACCGATGCCTACAGCTTCCCGTACGTCGCGCTGTGGGCCTATCCGATTGCCGCCGTCGAGCATGTCGAGCTCAGCGAGATCGTTAGCCGAACCGGTCAACGCGTCATCGACGCCGCCAGGACGATCATGGACGCGATCGAGCCGCACATGGCCAAGACGTCATCCCCGTCGGAGGCCGCGGTTGCTGTCCGCGTCACGGAAGCCGCCGAACGCACCTCCGTACTCCGAGACGAAGCCAAGGCGCTTGCCCTACCGCCGGACGCCCGATCAATCCTGGTGGCGATCGTGGCGGACAGCCAGGCGTTCCTCCGTCAGCACGTCACCGGCTCGTGGGTGCCGAACTACCTGGCAGAGCGTGCCCTCCTACCCGCCGTCAACAGCCACGGGGTCGGCTACGCGCCCACCGGCTGGACGAACCTGACCGATCATCTTCGGTCCCTGGGCTACAGCGACGAACACATCGAAGCCGCGGGAATGTCGACGCGCGCCAGAACCGGGCACCTGATTGATCGCATGCGAGACCGGATGACTCTTCCCGTTCGTGACGAACGCGGTGATGTGGTGGGTTTCACCGCGCGTGTCCGGCTAGACGCAGGCGACGACCTGCCGAAGTACGTGAACACGCCGACGACGCTGATTTTCCACAAAGGCGATCTGATCTACCGACTTGCAGAATCGTCAACCCTGTTGCGTAACGGTCACCGGCCGGTGATCACCGAGGGACCGCTGGACGCGATCGCTGTTGATCTTGCGGCCCAGCAGACGGGCAGTGACCTGGTTGGGCTGGCCACCTCCGGTACGGCATTCACCGCCGACCACGAACGGCGGCTGTCCGACGTCGTCGGCACTGCTCCGATCTACCTTGCGTTCGACGGCGACGAAGCCGGCCGGAAGGCAGCCGAACGCGCCTGGAGCCGACTCGTGGACGCCGGCCACCGCGAGGTGAAGGTTGCCGATCTTCCTTCGGGTACGGACCCTGCCGCACTCGCCGAGACCAACGCTTCGGCACTCGTCCGGGTCCTCGATGACGCCGGAGACGCAGCGTATGTGTTGGCCGATCGCAAGATCGCCGAAGCGAACATCGGTGACGACGACGTTGATCGACGGCTCGCAGTCTTCCGCGAGTTGGCCACCTGGGCGGAACGCCTGCCGCTTGAGCAGCGCGTCGACTTCGTACGCCATCTCGCCGACGGCACCGGGATGGACCCCGTCGATGCGGCCGCCGACGTGGCAGAACGGCATCCGACCTTCCTGTCGGACGGAGCACCCGGCAGGGCACTCTGCAACAGCGCAGTCCTCGCATCGATGCTGGACGACGGTGCCTCATCAGCGCAGACCGATCAGATCGGCGCCCCAGTCGCGGAACGAGCATCGCATCGCGCCGAAGTCGCAGGTTAG
- a CDS encoding IclR family transcriptional regulator, translated as MSRSFAAVTHPSNKDALNATAVGKVLLAHMPGDDADDIIRTLSFEPRTERTIATPTRLRQQLVRIRRLGYATCVGENYPDVNGIAAPLQDSDGNVTAAICINGPASRLTPAKLRDHLPLLPAFRGRVLPSAELKCLLGGGGWVRSMHPEVGRAIIEVHTDEHPDHYWTVPPLLGAFPTGHLTDRIPQDCISRTVVR; from the coding sequence GTGAGCAGGTCGTTCGCCGCAGTGACGCACCCCAGCAACAAAGATGCGCTCAACGCCACCGCAGTCGGAAAGGTCCTGCTGGCTCACATGCCCGGCGACGATGCCGACGACATCATCCGAACTCTCAGCTTCGAGCCGAGGACCGAGCGGACGATCGCGACGCCGACCCGCTTGCGCCAGCAACTGGTTCGGATTAGACGGCTCGGGTACGCGACCTGCGTTGGTGAGAACTACCCGGACGTCAACGGGATCGCGGCACCGCTACAGGACAGCGACGGAAACGTGACGGCTGCGATCTGTATCAACGGACCCGCGTCCCGGCTCACCCCGGCCAAACTCCGCGACCATCTGCCGCTGCTTCCAGCGTTTCGCGGCCGAGTGCTCCCGTCTGCTGAGCTGAAATGCCTTCTGGGTGGAGGTGGATGGGTCCGTTCGATGCATCCTGAGGTCGGCAGGGCCATCATTGAAGTCCACACCGATGAGCACCCAGATCACTACTGGACAGTCCCACCACTTCTCGGCGCCTTTCCGACGGGCCACCTGACTGACCGCATCCCACAGGATTGCATTTCTCGCACAGTTGTTCGATAG
- a CDS encoding phosphotransferase — translation MDYLFVIGRSLRNRCAVLPEELAALAVSDANANGPQSWRLCNQLGGGHQSGAWRLESDRRQVAVLKLATPSWAQQMIRAERAVAKVRAAGYPTPAWLATGQTNGIGYQIQEFVQGTEVAVIGIAEAAELIKVLELQAGLDPDPDRCWSDYLANQLKAGLDALRADVALTGAPGRDLILACNQLLATTDPDACLLRTDMVHGDFRHSNVLLDHGTVSGVIDIEAIGSGSRVNDYATLLDHTDIEPDALELLINAAVEAAGPDALRACFALVAMDLVRFMYSRSPALDVRPLANRIVALTDRAKTLDRITRTK, via the coding sequence GTGGATTATCTGTTTGTCATCGGCAGATCCTTACGCAACCGTTGCGCTGTGCTCCCTGAGGAACTGGCCGCGCTTGCAGTCAGCGACGCGAACGCCAACGGTCCGCAATCGTGGCGACTGTGCAATCAGCTGGGCGGTGGCCACCAATCAGGAGCGTGGCGGCTGGAATCCGACCGTCGGCAGGTCGCGGTGCTCAAACTCGCGACGCCGAGCTGGGCGCAGCAGATGATTCGAGCCGAACGCGCCGTGGCGAAGGTTCGCGCAGCCGGCTACCCGACGCCGGCCTGGCTCGCGACCGGCCAGACCAACGGGATCGGATACCAGATCCAAGAGTTCGTTCAGGGAACAGAAGTTGCCGTGATCGGCATCGCCGAAGCCGCCGAGTTGATCAAGGTGCTCGAACTTCAGGCGGGCCTCGACCCTGATCCCGACCGGTGCTGGAGCGACTACCTCGCCAACCAGCTCAAGGCGGGGCTGGACGCTCTGCGAGCTGACGTGGCCCTGACCGGAGCCCCTGGTCGCGACCTCATCTTGGCGTGTAACCAGCTGCTGGCTACGACCGACCCCGACGCTTGCCTCCTGCGTACCGACATGGTGCACGGTGACTTCCGCCACTCCAACGTGCTGCTCGATCACGGCACAGTCAGCGGAGTGATCGACATCGAGGCGATCGGAAGCGGCTCCCGTGTCAACGACTACGCAACGCTGCTCGACCACACCGATATCGAACCCGATGCGCTCGAACTGCTAATCAATGCCGCAGTCGAAGCCGCCGGGCCAGATGCGCTACGAGCCTGCTTCGCCTTGGTGGCAATGGATCTGGTTCGGTTCATGTACAGCCGTTCACCCGCCCTTGATGTTCGACCGCTGGCCAACCGGATCGTGGCACTGACCGATCGGGCCAAGACGCTCGATCGAATCACACGGACCAAGTAG